In Anopheles gambiae chromosome 2, idAnoGambNW_F1_1, whole genome shotgun sequence, a single window of DNA contains:
- the LOC1275777 gene encoding DNA polymerase epsilon subunit 4: protein MEEAQYSEDLFSTQDEAAFGNANSEQEASTHKSTEEKDVAAQPGKDTASAAEKEVGTSAEQETPDLVFSEDIDFGKESSKNGDNSSSNAGVTSDNFEELMEPDVNVENADERTETEEVVESSVPNPNAADAASTKESPEERLAQFPFARIKQMMKLDPEVGIVSAEAIFLVTKAAELFLQTLAKDTSFHTVASKKKTMSKRDVETAIDNVDSLVFLEGMMNV from the exons ATGGAAGAGGCTCAATATTCCGAGGATTTATTTAGCACGCAAGATGAAGCAGCATTTGGAAATGCAAATTCTGAGCAAGAAGCATCCACCCACAAGTCGACAGAGGAGAAAGATGTTGCTGCACAACCCGGAAAAGATACTGCAAGCGCAGCTGAAAAGGAAGTGGGTACATCCGCTGAGCAGGAAACTCCCGATCTTGTATTTTCGGAGGACATCGATTTCGGTaaagaaagcagcaaaaacggAGATAATTCTTCGAGCAACGCTGGTGTCACTTCGGACAATTTCGAAGAACTTATGGAACCCGATGTAAATGTGGAAAATGCCGATGAAAGAACAGAAACTGAAGAGGTGGTAGAATCGAGCGTCCCTAACCCAAATGCAGCTGATGCTGCAAGCACAAAAG AATCACCCGAAGAACGTTTGGCACAGTTTCCATTTGCTCGGATTAAACAGATGATGAAGCTGGACCCGGAAGTAGGAATAGTGTCGGCCGAGGCGATATTCTTGGTTACAAAAGCGGCAGAACTGTTTCTTCAAACATTGGCCAAAGATACCAGCTTTCATACGGTTGCctcaaagaagaagacgatGAGCAAGAGAGATGTTGAAACTGCAATAGATAACGTCGACTCGCTAGTGTTTCTTGAAGGAATGATGAATGTGTAG
- the LOC1275776 gene encoding uncharacterized protein LOC1275776, with protein sequence MAQILAVRRLAALLKNTHRCQFLPASANIASSTTNQRQENRKEEVNNEPIKYFGSQASRWTAQRSREGPKGQDIPWFQPYVVNFSVAVFLIYFCILREENDIDEGLGRSLFEHVPGLEEKQLILSYHYNKENGLPTLDIENRMKELGMNFEAAN encoded by the exons ATGGCCCAAATTTTAGCAGTCCGCAGATTAGCAGCACTATTGAAAAA CACACATCGCTGCCAGTTCCTGCCGGCATCGGCCAACATTGCCAGTTCAACGACAAACCAAAGGCAAGAAAATCGCAAAGAAGAGGTCAACAATGAACCGATCAAATATTTCGGCAGCCAGGCATCTCGCTGGACGGCACAGCGTAGCCGGGAGGGCCCCAAGGGACAAGATATTCCGTGGTTTCAGCCGTACGTGGTAAACTTCAGTGTGGCAGTATTTCTCATCTACTTCTGCATTTTGCGCGAAGAAAACGACATTGACGAAGGCTTGGGGCGGTCGCTTTTCGAGCATGTTCCGGGGCTGGAGGAAAAGCAGCTGATTCTGAGCTACCACTACAACAAGGAGAACGGTCTACCAACGCTCGATATCGAAAACAGGATGAAAGAGCTGGGCATGAACTTTGAAGCTGCCAATTAG